GAGGGAAAGCCTGGGGAGACGGGACCAAAGCAGAGCCAGACCGTGACAGCTGGACCCCATTTGAAGAGGGAGCCATTAGCGCGGCGCATCCAAGAGCCTCTGTTGACATCAGTCTCCTCCGGAGTAAATAATCTCACTGGTTAATTTAGTGCTCGCTGCAAAAAGCACGCTGTCAGCGGAGCCGCTGACGCCCCGCGCTACAAACAGGGCCTTACACAACCGCACTGCGTGACGTGAGCAAGCCCAGGGAGCAAGGAACACCCCCGTTTGTCACCCGCCTCAAGCCACCACGACACAGCACCCCTCTGAACACAGCAGGTGCTTCCACGTGTGCTCATCTTTTAAGATTTGAGATGCAaaatggggggggaaaaaacaccccacaggGCCCTCGGGTTGTTGAAAATCTCTGTGTGAAGATTAAGTGATGACGGTTGGGGCTTTCTGGGCGTTGCACCCCTCAGAGCCGGGCTTGGCAGGACACAAGCTTGCTGGGAACATACTGGGTCTGTCCTCTGGGCCTCAGGTTACTTCCCtcggctggggaaggaggggaaagcGCAGGGAAACGCACCTTTTAGGAGGAAACCGGAGTCGGCAATGGTCTTGTGCTGCCACTTCCACACGCGGTAGAGCTGCAGGAAGGCCGCCGCGTACAGGTCGTTCAGCACAGCGATGACTTGCTGCCTGTGGTTGCACTCCCTGGAACAGGCAGGGAGGGGCTCAGCcgagggagctgctggggagggaccCCGCTCAACGGGAACGAGCAGCAGATGCCCTTTGAGGGCCCCCAAAATCACCACCGAGCCCGGCTACAGAGCCGTTGGCCGCTCCAGACCTCACCTGGAGAGACGCTCCTCCCTCAGGGCCTGGATGACGATGCGGGTGATGTTCACGGACATGATGCAGAAAGGGAAATACTGCAAGAGAATGAGCATTATGGCAGCTTGGCTGGAAAAAGCCGCCTCTCTTGTGGCACGCAGAGGTGCCCAGACAACACCTCCAGCCCTTTTATGCCGCATCCATGCAGCCCCAGACCTGTGAGATGGCGGCCGCAGGCAACAGATCCACGTAGCAGGACAACAGTACTACAGGCTCAGGCTTAGATGGGTGCTGTGGGTCAAGCCAAGCTTATAACCAGGCTTAAAGCCAACTATAGCAGACACCAAAACACCAAGTTTAAGGAGACAAGCTCCACTCACTCCCATTTTCACACCACGCTGCTCTTCACCTGCTTCCCTGGCACTTTTAACCTGCGCAAGTCCCGCTCCAAGGCAGGATCCAGGAGCAAATCTCCGATCGCCACCAGGATGGTAAAAATCTAATTCCCGGCATAAAGCCAACGCCTGGACTTTGGCTCCAGGCTCTGATGGGAGCTCCTCGGCTCTTTGGGGACCACTTTCCTCCCCTTACCAGCATGAGGGGGGTTAAGCAGCAAAAAGAAGTCAAGGCCTTACTTTGAAGGGAAGGTTTTCGTGCTTCCCCTTCCTCGAGCATTAGAAACAAACGGGTGGATACCGCTGCAGGGAGCAAGGGAAGGCGGAAGGACATGCCTGGGTTTCGTGCTGGGATAGCTTGAAAATCTCTTGAGCCAGAGGCAGCGTCTGCGAGTCCATGACAAAGTACAGCATCTGCATCAGGCCCAGCATGCCCGTCCCTCGCAGGTCAGTCCCGGGATCTGCACCTGGAAAGGCGAAACAGCTGGTGGAGCGAGGGTCGGCACAGTCGCTCTCTGGTCACCTGCCCCCTTCCCCTGGCTCTTTATACCCTGTCCCAGTGTTTCAAGAGGAATCACAGCAATTTCCCTTCCTGAAGGAAAGCTTTCAGGGAATTTCCCTAACCGGACCCAAAGGGTGCCACACCCTCTTTCAGGTGGGCATCAACAAGCCCTTGCTCTCCCACCCATGCACCCACTCCCACACCTTCTCTAGGAATCAGCAGCTCCAAGCTCTACCCAGCCCAGGGCACAGTTGGCTGGTAAACTAACACTTGAAAACAGCTGTGTGCTCGACAGGACGGAGGAGAGGGAGCCATTCCCCTCCTGTTGAGGGTTTTAGGCTTCATTAAAACCCGGCCTATTTAACTCGCGAGTCAACCAGCCTGAAAACTCCCTCGAGGCCGCACATGACAGCTTTAATcatgctgtttttcttacagAGCCGAGGCTGAAAGCAACCTGCAACGCAACCTTAGTGACAGAGCCCTGACCTGCGCTTCGCTAATAAACCAGCCCACCGGAGACGGCTCATTAGCCACAGAAGATCGCTTGCTAATGAAGAGCATTAATGGCCCGGGCAAAGCAGTTATGCCAACTAATTCTTGTTATGCCTGCGCCAGCTGGACACTGGCAACTGCGGCAGCGGGCGTTGGTATTATCTGGCCAACCAGATGTTGTACTGGTTGTGACAGCTGGCTGGGGCAGCGACGGATCTGCCACGAAACCAGGGCTCGGTTCTGGGGCTGGTTCTGTTTTGTATCTGTGTCAGTGGCTCTGTTTCTATCTTGGCTgccaccagcgtgccctggcagcccagagggccagccgtgccctggggggcaccgagccctgcatcgcagccgggcgaggggagggattgtcccgctctgccccgcgctggggcggcctcaccccgagtgctgtgggcagcgttgggcgccgcaggacatggagggtataaagctactggagagtgtccagagggggccacggagttggggaagggtttagaggggaaaccgtacgaggagcggctgaagtccctgggtttgttcagctggagcagaggaggccgagggcagccctcatggcgctctgcagctccctcccgaggggaggaggaggggcagggctggtctctgctctctggtgaccaacgccaggccccgagggaatggcagggagatgtgccaggggagggttaggctgggcattaggagaaggttcttcccccagagggtggtggagccctggaacaggctccccagggaggcatcatggcaccagcctggtgatGTTCAGCAAGTGCTTGGACAAGGCCcccagagacacggtgtgaatttggggtgtcctgtgcagggacaggagctggactcgatggtccttgtgggtcccttcctgctcaggacattctgattctgtgatcagtgatctggacaaggggatctCTGCACCCACAGTAACTCCACAggcaacaccaagttgggcaggaggccacacctcaaatcctgtgctcggttttgggcccctcgctACAGGActgacactgaggtgctggagagCATCCGGAGAggggcaatgaagctggtgacaGGTGGAAAGAAGAAGTCTTAtcaggagtggctgagggagctggaacAGGACAAGGAAATTACTTCAAGTTGCGCAAGGGAGGTTTAGAgtagatattaggaaaactttcttcaccgaaaggtttgtcaagcattggaacaggctgcccaggggagtGGGTAAGTCACCttccctagaggtatttaaaagatgtgtagacttggggacatggtttagtggtggacctggcagtgctgggttaatcGTTGGACTCGAggatcttaagggtcttttccaacctcagtgaCTCTACGAAACAGCAGCTGCATGAAGGGAAAGGAATGAACAGCAAACGCTTTGCACTGCCTCTGGATCCCACCTGCGGGGGAGGGAGCAGGACCAGCACGGTCTCTCAGCAAAGGTTTGCCCCagctctctccctctgccctaCCTTGAAAGCCAAGCTCTTCCCAGTGCGCCCCATAGCGTGGGCAGCCCAGCCTGGAGCATGTTAGCTTCTTGTAGATGGTCTGCAGAATTCTCATGTGCACGCTCTCGTTATCATCCAAACCACCTGGTAGGGAGAAAACACCCCTCAGCATCTACAAAACGCCCCTCGGCAtccctgccccgctgccctcGAGCGCTGGCGCAGAGATGCGGTGGGGAAAGTGCCGCCAGCTGCAGGGTAAAGCCACGGTCCAGCTGGAAATGAAATCCCACAGATGAGAATGGTTCATGGTGACAAGGAGAACGTCCTGGCCACGTTTATCCCActggaggggagaagggaaggaggaaaaaaagccttggtggtgcagaaatagaaataatacGACCAAGTGTTGTATGAGCATGGGGGTAACAAATAGTTTGGGTGTCCCAGGAAGCTTTCCTGACTGAAGCAGTGCTGCCCGGGGAGCCACAACCAGCCGCAACCCACAGGTGGGGAGCTTCTGTGTGCCCAGCACATGCAACCCACCACGGGACAGCCAGAAATCACACATGTCAGGCCAAGGCACCAGGGGGATCGATGTCTCGTTTGTTTCAGTCGCAAAACGAGGAGCGGGGAGGGCTGTAGAGTTGCAGAGCACCCGCCCAGTGCCACGTCAAGCTGCTGTGGCACAACGGAAAGGGATCAAGAGATCCATCATTCCCCACAAACAGCGAGTacatctgcagcagggagcGAAGGAGACTGAGAATGTATCCTTTGGGATACTCAGCTGCCCTGGGATAAGCGGGCAGAGACCCCACTACACCCCCAAGCCCCCCCCAGTCGCTTCCCATGAAGCTCATGCAATAAGAGGTGATGCCGCCGGGCCAGTGGCTTGCATGGGGACAGAGGGGACACTCACACTGCGCCATAGCCAGAGCCAGCTCCcgctctccctgcagctgcgGCTGGAGCCGGGGAGGGCCGAAGAGGAAGTGAACCAGAGCAGCCAGGCCCTGCCTGCGCACTGTCGCCTGGACCTTCTTCTGCAGGGGAGAAAACATGCGAAGGAATGATCGGGGCCAGTCCCTCGGTGAATCGGGCAGGAGAGAAACCCATGGGCAAGGCTGGAGGGACAGGATCACGAGACGAGCCAAGCTGAGGgaaggcagaaaggaaagaggggAGTGCCACGCTTCTCCCACCGCACTCCCCTCTCCTACTTACTAAAACTataccccccctccccccaagaGAAGGCGAGAGTGCAGGGCCCTGACCATACCCTGCACTCGGAGAGGTCGGCTGTCTGGAAGTACTGCAGCGCTTCATTGAAGGAGATCAGGGGCGCAGCACTGGCCGACGTtacccccagccctgcaggagcGCAGAGAATGGCATTAGCCACCCCATTGTGAGCCCTGCCCTCCGCTCCAGCTTCATGGTGCCAAAATCAGCTCCCACCTCTGGCCAGAGGGGCTGTTCCAGTGCGGGGAGTTTGCTCTGACATAGCGGGAGGGTGAAGATCTGGGGAGCCAGGGAAAGGCAGCGGGtctcccatcccctccctctccctcctgacctttccccagctctccccccACCTCCAAAAATGCCCCCCAGCCATGCACCCACCCACTCCTGCCCTCTGGGACCcagctcccttcccctgcccagaCCTTTTCTGTCCAACTGTGTAACAACCCCCCTTATCCCTGGCACTGCTGGCCTCACAGCTGTACCTGACTGGATCTCTTCCACAGCCTCCCATTCCTCCTGGGCTCGCCGCAGCTCCTCACTGATCTCTGCCAGAACAAGGGCACGCTGAAGGTTAGGGTTGTCCAGGACACCTAGAGGGGGGTTGTTGCCTTCCCCCAGCACTGCTCAGGCCATCTCAGGGCAAGATTTCCCCTTCTCTGGGGATAAACCCTGACCAGAGTCCCCCAGGACACTGCAAGGCTTCTCTTGGCAAGTCTGGGACAAAGCAAGGCAAAGGCTTCGCCAAGCTGGAGCCAAACAGATTTGCTCGGGCTCCCTTTAAGCTCCCTAGGCATTCTCCCCACTAGGAAACAATGAGAccaaaaggaagcagaagaaaagcttaCCAGTGCCAGCGGTCTGCCCCGCTCCCCACGTGAGTGCCTGCAGGAGACCATTTTGTCTCAGAGCCAAAATCTAAGTGGTGACAGAGAGAAACGCAGCCGTCACGCACCAGAACAGACCCAGAAAAACCAACCGCTTGCCCAGATCCTGAGCTCTTCCCTCAGGGAACCAAGCCcatcctctgcctgcaggctAAGGGCCGCGCCAGCCGGCTGGAAGGGCAGCTCGGAGCCCTTTGGGTGCCTTTTTGGTGCGTTACCAGCTCAGGTAACGGGAAGGCCATTTTTGGTACCCAGAGATTTTTTTGCAGGGAGGTAAATGGAGAAACAAAGCGACAAGCCCTGGGGGTGGGGTCTGAGGCTGCCCGGGGGCCGGGGCACGGCGGGACAGGCCGCCCCGGGGGCAGAGCCAGGGGCAGGGCTCGGGCCTGACACGCACGGGCAGGGACTTGCCGGGCGCGGGGAAACGCTGCCGCTCCTCAGGCCGCTCCGAGCCCGCGGCGCCTCCGCTCATGCCCTGCGGGGAAGAAGGCGGCCTCCCCCTCTCGGCGGGAGCCGCGGCGGAGCCTCAGGCGGCGGGGCCGCGTGGCACCGGGGGTGTCCCGGGGGTGacagccccctcccccggcGGCCTCAGGCCTCTCCTGCGGCCTAGCCCCCCGCAAGCCCCGGGGCGCGCCTTCCCACGGTTCCCAGCTCCCAACcatcacccccccacccccaccggGCCGCTCTGCCCTTTGACCGGCCGCCCTTTGACCCCGCACCCACCGGAAGCCGCGGCGGGGCCTCCCAGCCCGGCCGCTCTCCCGCCGGTGCCGCGCGGCCGCGCCGCGGAGTGCGCAGGCGCGGCCGCGGtgcatgccgggagctgtagtccgcGCAGCCGCCCCCAGGGACACAGGACTACAGCGCCCGGCAGGTGCCGCGCGGGGCGGGACGGCGGCGCGGGAGGGTCAGGCCACGCGGAACGCGGCCGCCCGACGGGGCGGGCAGGGCTGTGCGGGCCGGCGTGGCTCCCAGTGTCCGAAACCAGTGGCCAGTAACGGCTTCCAGTGCCCAGTACCGGTGCCCACAGCCACCTTCCAGTGCCCGGCACCAGTGACCCATGCCAGCTCCCAGTGCCCGGTACCAGTGcccacagccagctcccagTGCCCGGTACCGGTGCCTACAGCCAGCTCCCAGTGCCCAGCAGCAGTGACCAGTGCCAGCTCCCAGGGCCTGGAACTACTGCCCCATGTAGGCTTCC
This genomic stretch from Phalacrocorax aristotelis chromosome 24, bGulAri2.1, whole genome shotgun sequence harbors:
- the ELMOD3 gene encoding ELMO domain-containing protein 3 isoform X4, yielding MAQCGLDDNESVHMRILQTIYKKLTCSRLGCPRYGAHWEELGFQGADPGTDLRGTGMLGLMQMLYFVMDSQTLPLAQEIFKLSQHETQYFPFCIMSVNITRIVIQALREERLSRECNHRQQVIAVLNDLYAAAFLQLYRVWKWQHKTIADSGFLLKELESSTKKKPKQLLKSLQAYMKRSPAADGLQQPSPPSASGEAINFTGVCDLQVELEGEARLI
- the ELMOD3 gene encoding ELMO domain-containing protein 3 isoform X3; amino-acid sequence: MVSCRHSRGERGRPLALRSVRSCGEPRRNGRLWKRSSQKKVQATVRRQGLAALVHFLFGPPRLQPQLQGERELALAMAQCGLDDNESVHMRILQTIYKKLTCSRLGCPRYGAHWEELGFQGADPGTDLRGTGMLGLMQMLYFVMDSQTLPLAQEIFKLSQHETQYFPFCIMSVNITRIVIQALREERLSRECNHRQQVIAVLNDLYAAAFLQLYRVWKWQHKTIADSGFLLKELESSTKKKPKQLLKSLQAYMKRSPAADGLQQPSPPSASGEAINFTGVCDLQVELEGEARLI
- the ELMOD3 gene encoding ELMO domain-containing protein 3 isoform X1, yielding MHRGRACALRGAAARHRRESGRAGRPRRGFRHSRGERGRPLALRSVRSCGEPRRNGRLWKRSSQKKVQATVRRQGLAALVHFLFGPPRLQPQLQGERELALAMAQCGLDDNESVHMRILQTIYKKLTCSRLGCPRYGAHWEELGFQGADPGTDLRGTGMLGLMQMLYFVMDSQTLPLAQEIFKLSQHETQYFPFCIMSVNITRIVIQALREERLSRECNHRQQVIAVLNDLYAAAFLQLYRVWKWQHKTIADSGFLLKELESSTKKKPKQLLKSLQAYMKRSPAADGLQQPSPPSASGEAINFTGVCDLQVELEGEARLI
- the ELMOD3 gene encoding ELMO domain-containing protein 3 isoform X5 — its product is MSGGAAGSERPEERQRFPAPGKSLPILALRQNGLLQALTWGAGQTAGTEISEELRRAQEEWEAVEEIQSGLGVTSASAAPLISFNEALQYFQTADLSECRKKVQATVRRQGLAALVHFLFGPPRLQPQLQGERELALAMAQCGLDDNESVHMRILQTIYKKLTCSRLGCPRYGAHWEELGFQGADPGTDLRGTGMLGLMQMLYFVMDSQTLPLAQEIFKLSQHETQYFPFCIMSVNITRIVIQALREERLSRECNHRQQVIAVLNDLYAAAFLQLYRVWKWQHKTIADSGFLLKELESSTKKKPKQLLKSLQAYMKRSPAADGLQQPSPPSASGEAINFTGVCDLQVELEGEARLI
- the ELMOD3 gene encoding ELMO domain-containing protein 3 isoform X2 — its product is MKRCSTSRQPTSPSAGLARLVILSLQPCPWVSLLPDSPRDWPRSFLRMFSPLQKKVQATVRRQGLAALVHFLFGPPRLQPQLQGERELALAMAQCGLDDNESVHMRILQTIYKKLTCSRLGCPRYGAHWEELGFQGADPGTDLRGTGMLGLMQMLYFVMDSQTLPLAQEIFKLSQHETQYFPFCIMSVNITRIVIQALREERLSRECNHRQQVIAVLNDLYAAAFLQLYRVWKWQHKTIADSGFLLKELESSTKKKPKQLLKSLQAYMKRSPAADGLQQPSPPSASGEAINFTGVCDLQVELEGEARLI